In Deinococcus aquiradiocola, the sequence TGGAGCTCGCCACCTGCACGGCGTCCAGCGCCGCGATCCGCTCGATGGCCGGGCCGGTGTACACGCCGTGCGTGACGGCCACGTACACTTCCTCCGCGCCCATGCGCTTCGCGAAGTTCACGGCCTCGACCAGACTGCCCGCCGTGCTGATCTCGTCGTCGATGATGTAGACCTTCTTGCCTTTCACGTCACCGATCAGTGCGCGCGACTCGACCTGCGTGTCCGTGAGCCGCTGCTTGTCGATGAACGCGAGCCCGCAGTTCAGGCGGCGCGCAATGGAGCTCGCCCGCTTGATGCTGCCGGAATCCGGCGCGAGCACCACGCCCTCCTCGGCGTCCGGCACGGTGGTGCGCAGATGGTTCGCGATCACGAGGTCGCTCGACAGGTGATCGACCGGCACCTTGAAGAACCCGTGCACCTGCGGGCTGTGCAGCGTCATGGTGAGCACGCGGTCCGCGCCCGCCGACTGCAGTAGGTCCGCCACGAGGCGACCCGCGATGCTGATGCGCGGCGCGTCCTTCTTGTCGCTTCGCGCATAGCTGTAGTACGGGATGACGGCCGTCACGCGGCCCGCCGACGCACTCTTCGCGGCGTCGATCATCAGCAGCAGTTCCATGATCGCGTCCGAGACGGGCGTGCTGAAGCTCTGCACGATGAACACGTCCCCCTCGCGCAGGGACTCCTCGTACTGAACGATCAGGTTGTCGTTGGTGAATTTGATGGTTTCGCTCTTGCCGAGCGAGATGCCCAGGTGCTGACAGATCTCCTCGGCGAGCGGTCGGTTGCTCTGCCCCGAGAAGACCAGGAGTGGGCCACGGTTGATGTTCACGTCGGTAGACCTCCGGCGGTCAGGGAACGGTGGGTTGAATCAAGCCTCGGCCTGAAAGTGACGCGAGCAGCATACCGCCTCCGGACGGCACGCGACGTCCCGGCCTGAGTG encodes:
- a CDS encoding ribose-phosphate diphosphokinase → MNINRGPLLVFSGQSNRPLAEEICQHLGISLGKSETIKFTNDNLIVQYEESLREGDVFIVQSFSTPVSDAIMELLLMIDAAKSASAGRVTAVIPYYSYARSDKKDAPRISIAGRLVADLLQSAGADRVLTMTLHSPQVHGFFKVPVDHLSSDLVIANHLRTTVPDAEEGVVLAPDSGSIKRASSIARRLNCGLAFIDKQRLTDTQVESRALIGDVKGKKVYIIDDEISTAGSLVEAVNFAKRMGAEEVYVAVTHGVYTGPAIERIAALDAVQVASSNTVLVPQSKIDGSGGKLHVLSVAELFANAISNIHTGESVSTLFE